AAAATTATGGTAGGTGACTCCCTTCTATTAGTTAGGGAACCAACTCGTTCTAGTCCAATTACTTTTACAATAAGGTGATATTTATCCGACTTTCGCTCTGGTAGTAGATTGGGCTTTGGCGATGTAGACGGTTGGTTGTTTTCTTGCTGATCTTCTGTTAGCCTTGGGCTCCTCTGTATAGAGTCATTCCCTTGAATAGAGGGCTCTGAAAAAGGATTATTATCAACATCCTGATCGTAAGGATCATAAGGTACTGTAGAAGCCATTCTTGCTGGATATAAAGCAATGTTTAGATGATAGTGGCTGACTGTAAATGTGTATAGCCTACCTTCGCGTGATTAAGATAGAACCTTGTTCTAAGCCCGGTTATTACTTGTTCTTTGCTAGTTTTTTTCATATAGATAAAATGGCACATGTGGGACGAGAGTTCCAATATCGCTTAAAAGAACAATTAACGGATTTACTGTCCAATATAAAGGTCTCTATAGTAGATAGTCTTATGTAGGGACAGCATGGACCTTAACGTACTGCGGATCAGGTGACTTGGAACTAACGTTTATGATAAAGCTATCGCGAGCGTAGTTGTAGCAGAAAAGCTATGTCCACTAGGTGTTGTAAGAGCAATGTGGTGGTAACTAAATCATACCACTATGACAGTTGGCAAACTTCATAAGAAATTACAAACCTTCGTGCATAGAATAGATGTTGAGAGCACAGGAAGAAACAACACGCTGGACTGTAGAAAATATCGCTCAAAGCAGTTCCGCCTATGCTGAATAACCCGAGAAATTCTAACCAACGTGGTCATATCACGATCAGCAATGCGATCCTAAGTGATCTTCTTGTCCCTGTAACCGCTGGAACGTTAATAGTCCCGTGACTACAGATTTACGCTGTGAAAATCTGACGCCTACGGTGTGGAGAATTAGTATATGGCATAGGCGCAATCCGCACTCAGGTGGTAGGAACTTGTTAATTGACTTCTCAGGTTCTTAATGCTATGTAATGATGGTATCCACAAGTCTTTTCCGTAACTTCCCCATCTCCTACTCTTTTTCCCGTCCGGCTAAGGATCCTTGCCTGTAACTCTATACTAATATATACACAGACTTAATTATTGTTCAGAATCACGGTGTTACCCAATTGAGCCTGTTCTTACCATTCAGCCGGAGCTACGTGTACCTCTTGTCGTTTTATGTAATTTCAGTCGTACTGCTTATTTAGATCCTAATTGTAGTTTTTTAATGCTAAAACATTACAGATTGCCTTGGATCTCCCCGCTTGAACATCACACAGGACAAACGGTGCAACACATCCCCATTAGCACGGATAACTGTTCCTCCCTCACAGATAACTGTTCTCCTCCCCCACAACACAACTCCTTGTCTTCATATAAGAATCTTATCAAAATATCACGTGACTACAGGCAATGCTGGGCCGAAAATACAGAGCCTATGGTGCCCGGGTGGGAGAAGCGCCCAACAGCTTCCACTGGCGGGTATTGACATGTGCCCTAATGTTTTACAAGATAGCTATCAAGAAATCCCTAGTTGCCGCCCATTAAACGCTCACACTACCGGGCATAAGGCGCTTCACGAAGACACACACAACTTGCAAAAGCGTGACTACGCCAAGGGCTGGTACCAAGAAGCCTAGTTAAAAACAAGACCGTATAAAGTGAGATTCGAACCCAACGATAACTACAGGGATATAGAGTAGGGATGTTGTAGGGATTTTGTAGGGTTTATTAATAGCTTGGCCGATCCGCTTTGGATAGCGGATTGCGAACCACAAAAGCCTGACCGCGGTAAATACTATTACGTGTGAAGTACGCTGCTTAAGAATATTTGCCTAGACCTTTGTATGACTGAATGACATTAATGGCGCGTGACATCACTCATAAAATACTGGTTTGCTTGTAAGACTGAAGGCGTAAGTTTAAGTCTCTGATCGCCCTTTCTCATGCTCATGACCAAAACAATTTTTGATTGAATTTTTGTTCCCAACCATGCGGCAATTTGTTGAGATTTTTGTTATCGTTATTCTCAATTCGCCGGATCCTTCCCGTATGCAATATTCGATCAAAAGAGAGATACTAGGTTTTCACCAATAACTTGATGGAACCATAGTAACCTTCGTGCTTATGCATTAAAGATGCATGCAGCCATACACAGCCAATTGTACTTCATCGGTTACATTTACCCGCTAAATTGCTCGTTTACTTCTTCTATTTTTAATCGTATTCAGTTTGTCGCAGTGAACATGCTTTTATATATCCGACTGCACAATTAAACTATATCTCATGAGTGTGAGATGTGCGCGATGTGAAGCCAGTGGAATCCGGGACTTGCGGAAAAATGAAGTTACATAAGATAGTACGACGCGGCAATTGTAGGACTTACTTACTCCGCATTCCATAAATAATATAACTTCTCTGAAGACAATAAGCTTTCCCTCAATTGAGTAGTACTGGTCATACAGGCGGTGAAATATCACTGATCCGGCGATCCTTCTCAATTTTTTATTGAAGAGCGGTTTCCTTCCGACAATCCACATGACGTTGGAGCTGTAACGCTTTGGGCAGTTCTTCCTAGGCAGAAATAGGACCCGGTGTAAATAGTGGAAACAAGCCGGCCATATACCGTCCTAGCTTGAGCCATAATAGGAATGAAGGGCAATATACATAATATCTTGATATGCCTCAAAAGGGCACGTATTGTCTTGCTACCCGATAGATTGTACATAACTTCAGAATACAAAACACTGCGGTGTTTGGAGATACTCGAAGTGCGCCAGATCCCCACTGTGTTGATGACATATTACAGATGAGCCGTTATTAAGATTCATCTGCTTGCATATTTTATTCAACAACCGTGGCTGCAAAGTAATTGCGGAGTACTCCACCGACATCCCAAGAGAATCCGCGCTGATGTGAGTACACTTTGTTAGGTACAGAATGAAAGAATAGCGCGGCTATATTTCACGCGCTAAATTCAATTGCACATTTAACTCCGGGTTATATTGATGAGCTACTCAGCGTTCAATGCCTGCGTGAATGGTACTGCGTGACCTCCAGAAGTGTCATACATAAATCTTCTCTCCATTATACGCCAAGTGCTAAGAAAAGCCATATAAAAGTGGGTGTTGCGAGTACTATAGCGGTAAAATGGCAGGGTAATTAAAGTTCTCGCATCTTAGCTGGAGAGTAGAGAGTATTACTTACTTTCTAAATGGCAGAACAAAGTACAGCTGGAAAAGTCAGGAAATACCTTAGGGGCAGATTTACCGAGCTCCTCCCTAAGGAGAAAAAAGCTGGTGGGCAAGTGAGGAAAGAACTCAACCCTTTGCCGGCACTGCGCTCTATTAACCTAAGAACGTGGTTGTTTGTTATCGGGTCATTTTCGTCGTTTGCCGCCGAGGCAACTGCTTTCTTCGTTGTTAATTTGCACGTGAAACCAATTGCCGAAGAGTTCGATGTTTCAATTACTAGCATGACATGGGGTATCACGGCTGCCTTAATGACGAGGACTATTGGTGCTGTGATATTTGGTTGTATTGGTGATGCTTATGGGCGGAAGATATCATTTTTACTTAACTTAGGAATTCTCGCTATTCTAGAGATCGCAATAGCATTCACCAATAATCTTCGGGACTTTATTATATGTCGAGCACTGTTTGGTGTAGCTTTGGGCGGGTGCTTTGGATCCGCTATGATGCAGTGTTTTGATGATCTTCCCACAGCCGCTCACAGTTTTATATCAGGTGTATTTCAGCAGGCTTATTCGTTTGGATATTTGTTCGCAGTGTTGATCACTTGGATGTTCAAAAGTACTGGGATCCGAAACTGGAGAGCATGCTTCTGGTTCCTTTCCGGAGTAAGCTTTCTGCTACTTATCTTCCGCGCGTGTTTACCGGAGACCAATGGGTTCTTGAAGACTCGTAGATACCGCGAGTATTGCAAGGCTAACGGTTTCAAGCAGCCAAGTACTTTTGTGCAGATTTATCTATCATTCAAAAAGGACTGGTACATTGTTGGCTATATGGTAATTCTCATGGCCGGCTTCAATTTCTTTTCTCATTCGTCACAAGATCTTTTCCCAACGATGCTAACCGAACAGCTTGGGTATTCGCTGCAGGATTCAATCTACACTAACCTAATTGGTACTTTTGGTGCAATTTTCGGTGGTCTCACTATACCACAATTTTCGATAATCAGCTCTCGCCGTCTAGTCATCATTTGCGCCTGCACATTTGCAGCCGCATTGGTATACCCTTGGGGATTTGTACACAATTACACGATTAACATCACTGTATTCTTCTTGCAAATGTTTGTACAGGGAAGCTGGGGGCTAGTGCCTACCCATCTAAACGCCCTAGTACCAGATTCCCCAACGAAGGCATTCTTTTCAGGTGTGTCGTACCAACTAGGTAACCTCGCCGCCAGTGCCTCATCTACCATAGAGAGTATGCTGGCAGACACTTATCCCCTCAAGGATAGTAATGGTCAAGTCATGTATAATCCGGATAATGGCAAGCCGTTACATGATTATGGAAGGGCAATGGCAACTATGTTCGGTTGCGTTGTTGTATATTTGTTTCTCGCTGTATTTTTCGGCCCAGAAAGCAACCCTAACAAAGACTATTCCTTAGCTATAATGGCAGCGAAATCAGAAAACTCCCCCATGGCTTTTGAAGACTTTGAGAAAGACTCTCAAAAAGATGAACAGAGCCAAACCAGAAAAAGCTTATCATAAGAGAATGTGCTGTGGCTTATTTTTTAAGCGCTGACACCATGGTGTCACTGACGCGATACTACTTTCGTAAGTAGTGACACAAGCACAGATCCCGTTTCTTTTGatgaaaattttttcatGAGCGATGGAATATAAAAAGATTATAGTATATTCATGATTTTACGTAGGTTGTGTTGAGTAGTTAGAGAATTTTAGAAACTCATCATCTCGATTTAGATATGTCTCGTCCACAAGTTACTGTATACGCCTTGAATGGCGAAAAGTCTTCTGCTGCATTGCCATTGCCAGCTGTTTTCTCTGCTCCAATCCGTGCAGACATCGTTCGCTCTGTATTCACCCGTGTGAACAAGAACAAGAGACAAGCTTACGCTGTCTCTGAGAAGGCTGGTCACCAAACCTCAGCAGAATCTTGGGGTACCGGTCGTGCTGTCGCACGTATTCCACGTGTTGGCGGTGGTGGTACTCACAGATCCGGTCAAGCCGCTTTCGGTAACATGTGTCGTGGTGGTCGTATGTTTGCTCCAACTAAGACCTGGAGAAAATGGAATGTGAAGGTCAACCACAACGAAAAGCGTTACGCTACCGCTTCTGCAATTGCTGCTTCTGCTGTTGCATCTTTGGTTTTGGCTAGAGGTCACAGAGTTGAAGCTATCCCAGAGATCCCATTGGTTGTTTCTTCCGACTTGGAATCTATTTCTAAGACCAAGGAAGCTGTTGCTGCTTTGAAGGCTGTTGGTGCTCATGCTGATGTTGTCAAGGTCTTGAAGTCCAAGAAGATGAGATCCGGTAAGGGTAAGTACAGAAACAGAAGATTCACTCAAAGAAGAGGTCCTTTGGTTGTGTACGCTGAAGACAACGGTATTGTTGGTGCTTTCAGAAACATTCCAGGTGTTGAGACTGCTAAGGTCTCCTCTTTGGGTTTGTTGCAACTTGCTCCAGGTGCTCACATGGGTAGATTCGTCATCTGGACTGAAGCTGCCTTCGCTAAGTTGGACCAAGTCTGGGGTTCTGACTCTGTTGCTTCTGTCAAGTCTGGCTACTCATTGCCAGCTAACATCATCTCTAACTCCGATGTTGCCAGAATCATCAACTCTTCCGAAGTCCAAGCTGTCGTCAGACCAGCTGGTCAACCAACTCAAAAGAGATCTCAAGTTCAAAAGAAGAACCCATTGAAGAACAAGCAAGTTCTATTGAGATTGAACCCTTACGCCAAGGTTTTCGCTGCTGAAAAGTTGGGCTCCAAGAAGATTGAGCAAGCTGAAAAGGTTAAGCCATCCGCTGCTTTCTCCGAGACTTTGAAGCACGACTAACATATTGATTATATAGAGCAAATACTTTAAATAGTTTTATATCTATAATTACAATCATCAGTGCTTGTCAATAACTGCGAACTGTTTCTTTCTGCTATTAAAATACACTATATTACAAATAGTTCATCTGTAGATGAGTTTCAATGCATTAGATAGGTGTTCTCGTTCCTCTTGGATCTAATGTCAGCATCTGGTCCATATGCCTTGAAATTGTATGAAATCTTAATATCCAGATCTCTCCCATTCAACTTGTTTGGAGTACATACCAATTTGCCCTCCAAAATGTCGCCTGACTCAGCTTCCAAGTCATCGGACAAGTAGAAGACAGTTTGTTTCCAATGAGTATAAGCAGAATGAGGACCAGTAGAGAACGTTATAGGCTTAATTCCCTCAGCAGATGGGAACTCTATGTCGAACCAGGTTATTAAACCATTAATAAAATCAGTTCTCTTAGCAGTCACAGAAAAATCACACTTGAAAGCTAAGTCGGCAACAGTAACCGTATTTAAGTCAAAATCAATCAGTTTGCATTTGGTGGTGTTCACGGCAGCATTTTCAACTGTATCTACCAATGGCTCTCTCATAACAAGAGGCATAAAGGGCGAGTAATCAAACCCATAAACATCTTGCCAGTAGTTGATCTTTTCATCCTTATACTGAGCGTCTTCAAGACCTGCAATGTGAATTGAGCACTTGTCTGGGAAGATCAAACCGCCTTCAACCAAATACTTGTCACGAGCGTACAAAACGGTGTCCAACATGGATTCATACAACAAGAAGTAGCCCATCCATTCAGATATAATGATGTCGACCTTTGGAAATGGCAACTCAACATCTTCTAGCTTACCACGTAGTAAAGTAATCTTATCAGATAATCCATTAGTTTCCACAATTTTACGAGCCATTTCAATGATGCTAGACATATCTACACCGATGACATGTTTAGCTCCACTTTTAGCTGCAAACATAGAAAGGATACCAGTACCACACCCAACATCCAAAACAACCTTGCCCCTAAACAGTTCTTTATTCTGATAGATTGCGTTACGGTATGCTAACGTTCTGACTGTGTCCTGTAACATTTCTTCATGAATACCATAGTGATCATACGAATTGAAATAATGTTGTTCAAATTCGTTCAAACCTTTCTTGTCGGTAGCAGAATCTTCAGTTCTAGTTTTTGACATGGCTCACAGCAATTTAGAGGTAACTAGAGCAAGTCTATGATTGTTTTTTCACAGTATAT
This window of the Eremothecium sinecaudum strain ATCC 58844 chromosome VII, complete sequence genome carries:
- a CDS encoding monocarboxylate/H+ symporter (Syntenic homolog of Ashbya gossypii AAR192C; Non-syntenic homolog of Saccharomyces cerevisiae YKL217W (JEN1)), which encodes MAEQSTAGKVRKYLRGRFTELLPKEKKAGGQVRKELNPLPALRSINLRTWLFVIGSFSSFAAEATAFFVVNLHVKPIAEEFDVSITSMTWGITAALMTRTIGAVIFGCIGDAYGRKISFLLNLGILAILEIAIAFTNNLRDFIICRALFGVALGGCFGSAMMQCFDDLPTAAHSFISGVFQQAYSFGYLFAVLITWMFKSTGIRNWRACFWFLSGVSFLLLIFRACLPETNGFLKTRRYREYCKANGFKQPSTFVQIYLSFKKDWYIVGYMVILMAGFNFFSHSSQDLFPTMLTEQLGYSLQDSIYTNLIGTFGAIFGGLTIPQFSIISSRRLVIICACTFAAALVYPWGFVHNYTINITVFFLQMFVQGSWGLVPTHLNALVPDSPTKAFFSGVSYQLGNLAASASSTIESMLADTYPLKDSNGQVMYNPDNGKPLHDYGRAMATMFGCVVVYLFLAVFFGPESNPNKDYSLAIMAAKSENSPMAFEDFEKDSQKDEQSQTRKSLS
- a CDS encoding 60S ribosomal protein uL4 (Syntenic homolog of Ashbya gossypii AAR191C; Syntenic homolog of Saccharomyces cerevisiae YBR031W (RPL4A) and YDR012W (RPL4B)) — its product is MSRPQVTVYALNGEKSSAALPLPAVFSAPIRADIVRSVFTRVNKNKRQAYAVSEKAGHQTSAESWGTGRAVARIPRVGGGGTHRSGQAAFGNMCRGGRMFAPTKTWRKWNVKVNHNEKRYATASAIAASAVASLVLARGHRVEAIPEIPLVVSSDLESISKTKEAVAALKAVGAHADVVKVLKSKKMRSGKGKYRNRRFTQRRGPLVVYAEDNGIVGAFRNIPGVETAKVSSLGLLQLAPGAHMGRFVIWTEAAFAKLDQVWGSDSVASVKSGYSLPANIISNSDVARIINSSEVQAVVRPAGQPTQKRSQVQKKNPLKNKQVLLRLNPYAKVFAAEKLGSKKIEQAEKVKPSAAFSETLKHD
- the HMT1 gene encoding protein-arginine omega-N methyltransferase HMT1 (Syntenic homolog of Ashbya gossypii AAR190W; Syntenic homolog of Saccharomyces cerevisiae YBR034C (HMT1)); this encodes MSKTRTEDSATDKKGLNEFEQHYFNSYDHYGIHEEMLQDTVRTLAYRNAIYQNKELFRGKVVLDVGCGTGILSMFAAKSGAKHVIGVDMSSIIEMARKIVETNGLSDKITLLRGKLEDVELPFPKVDIIISEWMGYFLLYESMLDTVLYARDKYLVEGGLIFPDKCSIHIAGLEDAQYKDEKINYWQDVYGFDYSPFMPLVMREPLVDTVENAAVNTTKCKLIDFDLNTVTVADLAFKCDFSVTAKRTDFINGLITWFDIEFPSAEGIKPITFSTGPHSAYTHWKQTVFYLSDDLEAESGDILEGKLVCTPNKLNGRDLDIKISYNFKAYGPDADIRSKRNENTYLMH